The proteins below come from a single Rosa rugosa chromosome 2, drRosRugo1.1, whole genome shotgun sequence genomic window:
- the LOC133730536 gene encoding uncharacterized protein LOC133730536 encodes MEEVKLICLDERWVSIAIDNRDDLGDVGSLDFKFLEQVLPHCSKDQLVHIEKSTKGKDLSPITDKLWKKFFERDFGVKATDEVIEKMKIKKVSFKWSELYHAKLKRMEEAEKEAGERLKNLYQKESARKRSRQVRVLDKVPPSSSSNKRSGSNAGSKLMKKVRKEYLNCLEVKNLEAVKMKRTAKCSGLIKKPRTTLQATNVF; translated from the coding sequence ATGGAAGAGGTAAAGTTGATATGTCTTGATGAGCGTTGGGTCTCCATTGCAATAGACAATCGAGACGATCTTGGGGATGTTGGGTCCCTCGACTTCAAGTTTCTGGAGCAGGTCTTACCACACTGCTCCAAAGACCAGTTGGTTCACATCGAGAAGAGCACCAAAGGTAAAGATCTGAGTCCCATCACCGATAAGCTGTGGAAGAAGTTCTTCGAGAGAGATTTCGGTGTTAAAGCCACAGATGAGGTGATCGAGAAGATGAAGATCAAGAAAGTGAGTTTCAAATGGTCGGAATTGTACCACGCCAAGTTGAAGAGAATGGAAGAGGCTGAGAAAGAAGCGGGTGAAAGGTTGAAGAATCTGTATCAGAAAGAAAGCGCCCGGAAACGAAGCCGGCAAGTTAGGGTTTTGGATAAGGTTCCACCTTCTTCTTCAAGCAATAAAAGAAGTGGATCCAACGCAGGGAGCAAACTGATgaagaaagtgaggaaagagtaTCTGAATTGTTTGGAGGTGAAAAATCTTGAAGCTGTGAAGATGAAGAGAACTGCCAAGTGTTCTGGTCTCATCAAAAAGCCAAGAACGACTCTTCAAGCTACTAACGTCTTTTGA
- the LOC133733926 gene encoding pentatricopeptide repeat-containing protein At2g28050: MSIHNVLRTLKTVKVRTQVPFQEFFELISAIPSPSAAPKPLNPTTISLLSKLNPNSLHLILSEPTLSASKCLVFFNFLLKNQSFISFKVDLQAHLTLICRLIRARKIAHAEQVFKSISVDQNSRYPFRAIASCVEMCCLEPVVEAKLFNLMLKVYSDIKNFDGGLEAFDYIKSIGIRIDERTYNFFAVAMNRAGEVEKGIDFLYRLLYSGTGVSVYCLTAVVEGMCRNGEIRRSRELVQEMASRGIKPNIITFNIMVEACAKRWNFSELDLILPLMEKEGVAFDVKTYEFLIDGFTSSGKVEEAERLVGEMHDKGLKVKTHVYNLIINSYCRKGFLESALSLFSKMAERSIFQNADTYWFLINGICKVGEMGLAMQYVNEMQNKGFELDNLDCNILADGFRSKGMTNELFELQALMEKKSSKANGFKQKKNGYDFMRKQPAVHNN; encoded by the coding sequence ATGTCGATCCACAACGTCCTCCGAACCCTGAAAACTGTGAAAGTAAGAACCCAAGTACCCTTTCAAGAATTCTTTGAACTAATCTCTGCAATCCCAAGTCCCTCAGCTGCTCCAAAACCCTTGAATCCCACCACCATTTCCCTCCTCTCCAAGCTCAACCCCAACTCTCTGCACCTCATCCTCTCAGAACCCACACTCAGCGCCTCCAAATGCCTTGTCTTCTTCAACTTCCTCCTCAAAAACCAGTCCTTTATCTCATTCAAAGTTGACCTCCAAGCCCACTTGACTCTCATTTGCAGGCTTATCAGGGCAAGAAAGATCGCACATGCCGAGCAAGTTTTCAAGTCCATATCGGTTGATCAAAATTCCAGGTACCCATTTCGTGCCATTGCTTCTTGTGTTGAAATGTGTTGTCTTGAACCTGTGGTTGAAGCCAAGTTGTTCAATTTGATGCTTAAAGTTTACTCTGATATCAAAAATTTCGATGGAGGTTTGGAGGCTTTTGATTACATCAAGAGTATTGGGATTCGGATAGATGAGAGGACATATAATTTTTTTGCGGTTGCTATGAACAGAGCTGGTGAGGTGGAAAAGGGTATAGATTTCTTGTATAGATTGTTATATTCGGGCACTGGGGTCTCTGTGTATTGTTTGACAGCTGTGGTGGAGGGGATGTGTAGGAATGGAGAGATTAGAAGGAGTAGAGAGTTGGTGCAGGAAATGGCTAGTAGAGGAATTAAACCCAATATCATCACATTCAATATAATGGTGGAAGCTTGTGCGAAGAGATGGAACTTTTCGGAGTTGGATTTGATTTTGCCTTTGATGGAAAAGGAAGGAGTTGCGTTTGATGTCAAGACATATGAATTCTTGATCGATGGCTTCACGAGCTCCGGGAAGGTAGAAGAAGCCGAAAGATTGGTTGGGGAGATGCATGACAAGGGATTGAAAGTAAAAACTCATGTGTACAATTTGATAATAAATAGCTATTGTAGAAAAGGTTTTCTGGAAAGTgctctttctttgttttccaAGATGGCTGAGAGAAGTATATTCCAGAATGCTGATACATACTGGTTTCTAATAAATGGTATTTGCAAGGTTGGAGAGATGGGGCTGGCAATGCAATATGTTAATGAGATGCAGAACAAGGGATTTGAATTAGACAATCTTGACTGCAACATCTTGGCTGATGGTTTTCGCAGCAAAGGGATGACCAACGAGCTTTTTGAGTTACAGGCGTTGATGGAGAAAAAAAGTTCTAAAGCTAATGGGTTTAAACAGAAGAAAAATGGATATGACTTTATGAGGAAGCAGCCAGCTGTACATAATAATTAA